One genomic window of Gemmatimonadales bacterium includes the following:
- the rpsB gene encoding 30S ribosomal protein S2, which translates to MAQPQLQDLLEAGVHFGHQTRRWNPKMRRFIFAERSGIYIIDLQKTLRQIHAAQELLRSIVLKGEGVLFVCTKKQLKAIVQIEAQRCGAFYVTERWLGGTLTNFQTMKKQIRRLRELEQGAADGDFENYTKKEKLLFEREREKLARNLEGIKQMGRLPGALFIVDAKKEKIAIAEANKLGIPVVAIVDTNADPDVITVPIPGNDDAIRSVSLITAALADVISEARAQMPIREASEDLEAETYSTDAGSEGDADAERRRRRPRRKRRPKPEAIAARLKTDMGGVAETPAPAGAGDAGV; encoded by the coding sequence ATGGCACAGCCGCAACTGCAGGACCTGCTCGAGGCGGGCGTCCACTTCGGCCACCAGACGCGCCGCTGGAACCCGAAGATGCGCCGGTTCATCTTCGCCGAACGGTCCGGCATCTACATCATCGATCTCCAGAAAACGCTGCGGCAGATTCACGCCGCCCAGGAGCTGCTCCGGAGCATCGTGCTCAAGGGCGAGGGGGTCCTCTTCGTCTGCACCAAGAAGCAGCTCAAGGCCATCGTGCAGATCGAGGCGCAGCGCTGCGGGGCGTTCTACGTGACCGAGCGGTGGCTCGGCGGCACGCTCACGAACTTCCAGACGATGAAGAAGCAGATCCGGCGGCTGCGGGAGCTGGAGCAGGGCGCGGCCGACGGTGACTTCGAGAACTACACCAAGAAGGAAAAGCTGCTCTTCGAGCGCGAGCGCGAGAAGCTGGCCCGCAATCTCGAAGGCATCAAGCAGATGGGCCGGCTGCCCGGGGCGCTCTTCATCGTCGACGCCAAGAAAGAGAAGATCGCCATCGCCGAGGCAAACAAGCTCGGCATCCCGGTCGTGGCCATCGTGGACACCAACGCCGACCCCGACGTGATTACCGTGCCGATTCCCGGCAACGACGACGCCATCCGGTCGGTCTCGCTCATCACCGCCGCGCTGGCCGACGTCATCTCCGAGGCGCGGGCGCAGATGCCGATCCGAGAGGCGTCCGAGGACCTCGAGGCGGAAACCTACAGCACCGACGCGGGGAGCGAAGGCGATGCCGATGCGGAGCGCCGGCGCCGGCGCCCCCGTCGCAAGCGGCGGCCCAAGCCCGAGGCCATTGCCGCGCGGCTCAAGACAGACATGGGCGGTGTCGCCGAGACCCCCGCGCCGGCCGGGGCCGGCGACGCGGGCGTGTAA
- the rpsI gene encoding 30S ribosomal protein S9, translated as MTATPAFRWQAVGRRKTSVARVYLTPGTGKWDINGRTLGDYFPRSSLVQHIQLPFTATDTLGAFDVRAHVDGGGQSGQAGALRLAVARALVSADGQHRTKLRSGGFLTRDPRAVERKKPGRPGARKRFQFSKR; from the coding sequence ATGACCGCAACGCCCGCGTTTCGGTGGCAGGCAGTGGGCAGGCGCAAGACCAGCGTCGCCCGCGTATATCTCACGCCCGGCACGGGCAAGTGGGACATCAATGGCCGGACCCTGGGAGACTATTTCCCGCGGTCGTCACTGGTGCAGCACATCCAGTTGCCGTTCACGGCGACCGACACGCTCGGCGCCTTCGACGTGCGGGCGCACGTGGATGGCGGCGGCCAGTCGGGGCAGGCGGGCGCCCTGCGCCTTGCGGTGGCGCGGGCCCTGGTCTCGGCCGACGGGCAGCATCGGACCAAGTTGCGCAGCGGCGGATTTCTCACCCGCGATCCACGGGCCGTCGAGCGCAAGAAGCCGGGCCGTCCCGGCGCACGCAAGCGCTTCCAGTTCTCGAAGCGCTAA
- the rplM gene encoding 50S ribosomal protein L13, translating into MKTFTATPADIEHDWHLVDAEGIPLGRLASVVAQLIRGKHKPTYTPHMDGGDFVVVVNASKVRLTGRKASNKVYFRHTGYMGHERFTEARDLLAKHPDRVIEKAVFGMLPKTSLARQKLRGKLKVYPGADHPHTAQQPKAYPIRSSKVTA; encoded by the coding sequence ATGAAAACCTTCACGGCCACGCCCGCCGACATCGAGCACGATTGGCATCTGGTCGACGCCGAGGGCATTCCGCTCGGCCGGTTGGCGAGCGTGGTGGCGCAGCTCATCCGGGGCAAGCACAAGCCGACCTACACGCCGCATATGGACGGCGGCGACTTCGTCGTGGTGGTGAATGCATCCAAGGTCCGGCTCACCGGACGGAAGGCCAGCAACAAGGTGTACTTCCGCCACACCGGATACATGGGGCACGAGCGGTTCACCGAGGCGCGGGACCTCCTCGCCAAGCATCCGGATCGAGTCATCGAGAAGGCCGTCTTCGGCATGCTGCCCAAGACCTCGCTCGCCCGGCAAAAGCTCCGGGGCAAGCTCAAGGTATATCCCGGCGCCGATCATCCGCACACCGCCCAGCAACCGAAGGCGTATCCCATTCGCAGCTCCAAGGTGACCGCATGA
- a CDS encoding DUF1206 domain-containing protein, whose product MNRVAQLGFAAKGLVAIMIGALALRLALGSGGGDLAGPGDALREFFSQPFGWFILAVIALGLWAHALWKLAQALLDPERKGTSLTALAERIAFFVTALGYAALGIAAVQLLFGYRVAGTTSPQELAALLLTPHVGRWATGLVGVIIVVSGVLQIRFGLTAGFRHVLRLDEMGATARTAVALIGGAGYLALGVISLIIGYFLIRVALLYDPTQARGWGQALGFLADLRYGRWALGVVAAGLICYGLYFIFLILYRVEIY is encoded by the coding sequence GTGAACCGGGTCGCCCAGCTCGGCTTCGCCGCCAAGGGACTCGTCGCCATCATGATCGGCGCGCTTGCTCTCCGGCTCGCGCTCGGGAGCGGCGGCGGCGACCTCGCCGGTCCGGGCGACGCACTCCGGGAATTCTTCTCTCAGCCGTTCGGCTGGTTCATCTTGGCGGTGATCGCCCTCGGGCTGTGGGCGCACGCCCTCTGGAAATTGGCCCAGGCGCTGCTCGATCCGGAGCGGAAGGGCACGAGTCTCACTGCCCTCGCCGAGCGCATCGCCTTTTTCGTCACCGCGCTCGGATACGCGGCGCTGGGCATCGCGGCGGTGCAGCTCCTCTTCGGTTATCGAGTCGCCGGAACGACGAGCCCCCAGGAGCTCGCGGCCCTCCTGCTCACGCCGCACGTGGGCCGATGGGCCACGGGGCTTGTCGGCGTGATCATCGTTGTCTCGGGAGTACTTCAGATCCGGTTCGGCCTCACCGCCGGCTTTCGGCACGTCCTGCGGCTGGATGAAATGGGGGCCACCGCCCGCACCGCCGTGGCGCTCATCGGTGGTGCCGGCTACCTGGCGCTCGGCGTAATCTCCCTGATCATCGGGTATTTCCTTATCCGCGTGGCACTGCTCTACGACCCGACTCAGGCCCGCGGCTGGGGCCAGGCCCTCGGGTTTCTCGCCGACCTGCGGTACGGTCGTTGGGCCCTCGGGGTGGTGGCCGCCGGCCTCATCTGCTACGGCCTCTATTTCATTTTCCTCATCCTCTACCGCGTCGAGATCTATTGA
- a CDS encoding biotin/lipoyl-containing protein — protein sequence MRYLVELGGRQVEVEVDGDRVTVGGEMFVATLSAVAGTPLRQLLIGDRRRTLAVEPVARGRWRLGADGESLEVEVTDERARHLRALTGATRQARGGVLKAPMPGLVVRVRVEPGQEVPAGGGVLVLEAMKMENELRAAAAGVVRAIHVKPGQTVEKGQVLAEFD from the coding sequence ATGAGGTACCTGGTCGAGCTGGGCGGCCGCCAAGTCGAGGTCGAGGTCGACGGCGACCGCGTCACCGTGGGCGGCGAGATGTTCGTCGCGACCCTGAGCGCCGTCGCCGGCACCCCGCTTCGTCAACTGCTCATCGGGGACCGGCGCCGGACCCTCGCGGTCGAGCCGGTCGCGCGCGGTCGCTGGCGTCTCGGCGCCGACGGCGAAAGCCTCGAGGTCGAAGTGACCGACGAGCGCGCCCGGCACCTGCGCGCCCTCACCGGCGCGACTCGGCAGGCGCGCGGCGGCGTGCTCAAGGCGCCGATGCCGGGCCTCGTCGTCCGGGTGCGCGTCGAGCCGGGCCAGGAAGTGCCCGCCGGTGGTGGGGTGCTGGTGCTCGAAGCCATGAAGATGGAGAACGAGCTCCGTGCCGCCGCGGCCGGTGTGGTGCGGGCCATCCACGTGAAGCCCGGGCAGACCGTCGAAAAGGGCCAGGTACTGGCCGAGTTCGACTGA